The Deltaproteobacteria bacterium genomic interval CAAGGCCATTTTTTTTGTCTTCTCCAGACTTTTTAAAAATTCCATTTTTTTCTTAAGGGGAAAAAACCGAACCTTAAAAATACCGGCCGTCTTTTTCTGGATCTTCTCCCAATCCCAGGAAAGGGGGGAATGGTACAAGCGGTGTGTCGGCAAGACCACAAGTCCCGGGTCATCAATATTGGAAAAAAACATCATTACAGAACGGGAACCGGGCAACCGGTTCCCTCTTTTCATCTTTCTTCTCTCTCGGGAATAGGCCAGCGCCGTCTCGTACCGGTGGTGGCCATCGGCAATGGTCAATCTTCTTCCAGAAAGAAAGAAGCAGACGGACCTCACAACCGCAGGATCAGAAATAGACCAGAACTGATGATGAATGCCGTCATCCGTCCTCAGATTAAAAAGCGGCTTGCCTCTAACAATCTTTTTCAGAAGTTGATCAACTTTTTTCCGGGGATCGGAATAGAGGGAAAAAACAGGGCTCAGGTTTGCCTGACACTCCCGGAGAAGCCGGAGTCTGTCACGCTTGGGAGCAGACAGGGTCTTTTCATGGGGAAATACCGACCTCCCCCAAGGTTCAAGGCGGCGCAAGGCGAGCAATCCCTTGCGTAATATTTTTCTTTTCCCGATACGGAAGGTCTGGTGGTAGAGGTAGAGGGAGGCTTGCCCATTCTGGACCAGGACCCCGCTTTTCAGCCAGGCCCGAAAGGTCAGCGCCGCTTTTTGGTAAGGCCTCTTTCCGCGGGGCAGGATAAGGTGAATAACATTGTAAGGATGGCGCCCCGCAAGCCTCTTCCGCTCCTCCGGTGAAATGACATCGTAAGGGGGGGCTACAACCTCCTCCATCTTCGAAATTCGCCGCGGATTATAAAGAACACCCCGAAAGGGAGAAACGGCAAGATTAGCGGGCATTTTCTTCTTCATTCGCCTCTTCAAAAAATGGAAACAACACCTCGCCCCTGATAATCCCCTCCCGAATGATGGTCAGTTTGTCCTCGGTGACATCCACCACCGTGGAACCCATGGAAGGGGCCAGTTCACCACCGTCAATAATAAAACCGATCTTGTCCCCGAAATAATTTTTGAGGTGTCTCACATTGAAGGAAGGAGGGAGTCCGGAGAGATTGGCCGATGTCGTTGTCAAGGGATACCCCAATCTTTTGACAAGCGCCTGGGCGACAGGGTGAGAAGAGATTCTTATCCCGATCTTGCCGGTATTGGTCGTCAGACTCTTGGAAACGGCACTGGTTGTCTTGAAGAGAATGGTCAGGGGCCCTGGCCAAAAGTTGTCCATCAAGAGAAGGGCCTTGTCAGGGATATCGGTGACATAGCGAACCAGCATATTGCGGTCACTGACGACAACGGCAATCGGGTTGCTATAATCCCTCCGCTTCAGATCAAAGAGCCTCTTGATCGCTTGTTCATCGGCGATATTAACCCCCAAACCGTAAAAAGTTTCTGTCGGGTAAGCGACAATCGCCCCCTCACGGAGGGCAGAAACGACACGGTCGACCCTATCTGGTTCGGGATCCTCAAGATTAACGGTAATAACCTCACTCACTGCCGCCTCAACTTTTTGTCTTTCTCCACCACATCACGTTCCATCTTCTTCCGGTAACTCTCCAGACGACGACGAAGGGAAGCACTGGAAAGGGCCAATATCTCAACGGATAAGAGGGCCGCATTCTTGGAACCAGCCCTGCCGATCGCCATCCCCGCAACGGGGACGCCACCTGGCATCTGGACCGTCGAGAGAATTGAATCGAGCCCTTTCAAGGAAGAAGAATCAATCGGGACACCCACCACAGGAAGTGTCGTATGGGCCGCCACGACACCGGCCAAGTGGGCCGCCGCACCGGCACCGGCAATCAGGACCTTCAATCCCCGTTTGGCCGCAGTTTCGGCATAAAGTATCGTTCGCTTGGGAGAACGATGCGCCGAGGTAATCACCATTTCATGGGCAATCTTGAAATCCCCCAAAACCCTGGCCGCCTCCTGCATGATCTCAATATCCGAATCGCTCCCCATCAGAATACCAACCACCGGCTTTTTCATAACCCAATATCCTTTCTGTAGCAAACCCCCTCCCACCGAATTTTGGAGATGGCACCATAAGCCCTCTGGCGCGCCGCCGCAAGATCTTTTGCAAGGGCGGTCACTCCAAGCACCCTCCCCCCGGAGGTCACGATTTCTCCCCGGTTTTGTTCGGTGCCGGCATGAAAGACAACCACCTCCGGTCCTGTCAAATCAAGGCCGGAGATCGGTTTTCCTCTCTCATAGGGACCGGGATAGCCCCCGGAAGCCATCACCACACAGACTGAGGTTTCTTCCTTCCACCTCAGTTGTCGCCCCGACAATTTTCCCGAGAGAGAGGCCTCCACCAGATCAACAAGGTCATCCTCCAAGCGGGTCAAGATTACTTGAGCCTCCGGATCACCAAAACGGACGTTGTATTCCAGGACAGTCGGCCCCTTTTCGGTCAGCATCAACCCGGCATAAAGAACCCCACGGAAGGAACGCCCCTCTTGTTCGAGTCCCTTCAGGGTTGGACCGATAATCCCCTCCATCACCCTGGCCTGCATCTTCTGGTCCAGGTAAGGGGATGGGCTAATCGCCCCCATTCCCCCGGTGTTGGGCCCTTGATCGGCATCCATCAATCGCTTGTGGTCTTTGGCGGTCGCCAGAGGAATCACCTGCTGGCCGCTGGCGAGGACCATAAACGAGGTCTCAATCCCCTTGAGACAATCCTCAACAATAACCTTCCGTCCTGCCACCCCTAACCCTTTTTGAATAAAAAGAAAATCGAGCGCCTCAAACGCCTCCCTCTTGGTCATGCAGACAAAGACCCCCTTGCCGGCGGCCAGACCATCGGCCTTGATCACAATAGGGACCCCTTCTCTTTCAACATACCTTCGCGCCGAGACAGGCTCCTCAAAAACCTGAAACCGGGCCGTCGGGATCTTGTGCCGCATCAGGAATTCCTTGGTGAAAACCTTGCTCCCCTCCAGAATCGCCGCCTCGGGTTTTGGGCCAAAAACAGGAATTTTTTCCCTTTCAAAAAGGGGGACTATCCCTTCACAGAGAGGGGTTTCAGGACCAACAACGGTCAAGTCTATCTTTTCCTTTTTGGCAAATTCAAGGAGTCCCTTTAAATCTTCAGTTTTGATGGCGACTCGCCTGCCCTCCATACCGGCATTCCCTGGAGCCACATAAACCTTCTTGACCCTTGGACTCTGGGCTATTTTCCAGACCAGGGCATGCTCCCGACCTCCTGAACCAACAACAAGAACTTTCATAGGTTAGTGTCTGAAATGACGGATGCCGGTAAAGACCATAGCGATCCCCGCCTTATCTGCCGCTTCGATAGACTCCTGGTCTTTGATAGATCCCCCAGGTTGGATAATCGCTGTCACTCCAACTTTAGCAACCTCTTCCACATTATCCTTGAACGGAAAAAAAGCGTCTGAGGCGAGGGCGGTTCCTTTTAAGGAACTCTTTGTTTTAATGATCGCAATCTTGGTAGAATCAATCCGGCTCATCTGGCCAGCGCCAATCCCAACCGTACACAACCTCTTGCCCTCTACAAAAACAATCGCATTCGATTTGACATGTTTCACCACCTTCCAGGCAAAAGAGAGGGCCTGCCACTCTTCTTCTGTCGGCCCCCGCCTTGTCACCACCTTCGCCTTTCGAATATCCTCCTGGCTCAAATCACTTTCTTGAACAAGCAATCCCCCCACCACTTTTTTAAAATCCAATCCGTTAAAAAATCCCCCTCTGTCCCCATTTTCCTCCAAAAGCCGGATGTTCTTTTTTCTCTTCAAAATTTCCAGCGCCTCCGGCTCAAATCCCGGGGTAATCACCGCCTCGTAAAAATCCTTGGCAATCTCCTGGGCCAACGGTTTATCAACGACCCTGTTGATGCCGATCACCCCTCCAAAGGCCGACAATGGGTCGCAATCGCGTGCCCTCACGAAAATTTCCTTTAATTCTCCCTCTCCCCCAACAGCCACCCCACACGGATTGTTATGCTTGATAACCGCCACCGCCGGCTCCTGAAACTCACGAACCATCCCCAAGGCGGCATCAAGATCAAGGATATTATTGAAAGAAAGTTCTTTACCGTGAAGTTGTTTGGCAGTCGCTACCGACGGCACCGGATTCTGATCCCTGTAAAATGCCCCCTTTTGATGGGGGTTCTCACCATAACGAAGATCCTGAACTTTCCGAACATGGTAGTTGAAGGCCTCGGGAAAAAGGTTATCCTTCCCTCCAGTGAGGTAATTGGTAATCGCCCCGTCATACCGCGACATCAAGGCAAAGACCTTTTTGGCCAGCCGGAAATTGGTCTCGGACGAAACACCGGGCAACTCCCCAATGAGGGAAGGGTAATCTTCAGGGTCGACAACCACTGTTACATCCTGCCAGTTCTTGGCCGCCGCCCGGATCATCGTTGGCCCGCCGATATCAATCTGCTCAACAGCTTCTTCCAGCGAGACATTCGGTTTTGCTACCGTTTCCTCAAAGGGGTAGAGATTAACCACGACAAGATCAATCAGTCCTATGTTTGACTTTTTGAGTTCCTCAAGGTGTTTCGCATTAGACCGGATCGCGAGGATCCCACCATGAATACGGGGATGGAGCGTCTTTAACCGTCCATCCAGAATTTCCGGCTGGCCGGTGTAGTCACCAACCTCAACCACCGGTATCTTGTTTTCTTTCAGGAATTTCGCCGTCCCCCCGGTGGAAAGGATTTCAATCCTGAGGGAGGCTAGCTTCTGGGCAAACGGAACCAGCCCATTCTTATTCGAAACGCTAATCAGGGCCCTTTTAATGACTGGCATAGGGGCCTCTTCTTACCGCAAAATAAAAATTGCGCAATAGGGTTATGAAATCGCCTGACTGCGGATCAAGGATGGCTTTCTGGGAAGGGTAAAGTAAAACTCACTTCCAAAACCAACCTGGGACTCAACCCAGATACGACCGCCATGGAGCTCCACGATCTTCTTGGCCACGGCCAGTCCAAGACCGGCACCTGCCGCACCCCCCCTCTGGAGGGTTTCTCCGGCCTGCCCAAATTCCTCAAAAATCTTCTGCCGATCTTCGGGAAAAATTCCGCGTCCCGTGTCTTTGACACAAAATTTGACCATCTCCCCTGCTTTTTCCGTACGGACTTCAATCGTCCCCCGCTCCGTATGCTGAACCGCATTCTCCAGAATCCTTCTTAACAGATCTGAAATCAATTCCTCATCACCGTAAA includes:
- the purE gene encoding 5-(carboxyamino)imidazole ribonucleotide mutase; translation: MKKPVVGILMGSDSDIEIMQEAARVLGDFKIAHEMVITSAHRSPKRTILYAETAAKRGLKVLIAGAGAAAHLAGVVAAHTTLPVVGVPIDSSSLKGLDSILSTVQMPGGVPVAGMAIGRAGSKNAALLSVEILALSSASLRRRLESYRKKMERDVVEKDKKLRRQ
- the purD gene encoding phosphoribosylamine--glycine ligase yields the protein MKVLVVGSGGREHALVWKIAQSPRVKKVYVAPGNAGMEGRRVAIKTEDLKGLLEFAKKEKIDLTVVGPETPLCEGIVPLFEREKIPVFGPKPEAAILEGSKVFTKEFLMRHKIPTARFQVFEEPVSARRYVEREGVPIVIKADGLAAGKGVFVCMTKREAFEALDFLFIQKGLGVAGRKVIVEDCLKGIETSFMVLASGQQVIPLATAKDHKRLMDADQGPNTGGMGAISPSPYLDQKMQARVMEGIIGPTLKGLEQEGRSFRGVLYAGLMLTEKGPTVLEYNVRFGDPEAQVILTRLEDDLVDLVEASLSGKLSGRQLRWKEETSVCVVMASGGYPGPYERGKPISGLDLTGPEVVVFHAGTEQNRGEIVTSGGRVLGVTALAKDLAAARQRAYGAISKIRWEGVCYRKDIGL
- a CDS encoding DUF1015 domain-containing protein — its product is MKKKMPANLAVSPFRGVLYNPRRISKMEEVVAPPYDVISPEERKRLAGRHPYNVIHLILPRGKRPYQKAALTFRAWLKSGVLVQNGQASLYLYHQTFRIGKRKILRKGLLALRRLEPWGRSVFPHEKTLSAPKRDRLRLLRECQANLSPVFSLYSDPRKKVDQLLKKIVRGKPLFNLRTDDGIHHQFWSISDPAVVRSVCFFLSGRRLTIADGHHRYETALAYSRERRKMKRGNRLPGSRSVMMFFSNIDDPGLVVLPTHRLYHSPLSWDWEKIQKKTAGIFKVRFFPLKKKMEFLKSLEKTKKMALGVVLPQSPLILFETDYSRLVRSSLAKGLDPQRLVMGTTLLHELFLPRVVGIAQDKNSIEKDFAFEKEGRSVIRKVTQGTADAGFLLSPPCIKDVVALSESGKRLSQKTTFFYPKLLSGLVFHKF
- the purH gene encoding bifunctional phosphoribosylaminoimidazolecarboxamide formyltransferase/IMP cyclohydrolase; amino-acid sequence: MPVIKRALISVSNKNGLVPFAQKLASLRIEILSTGGTAKFLKENKIPVVEVGDYTGQPEILDGRLKTLHPRIHGGILAIRSNAKHLEELKKSNIGLIDLVVVNLYPFEETVAKPNVSLEEAVEQIDIGGPTMIRAAAKNWQDVTVVVDPEDYPSLIGELPGVSSETNFRLAKKVFALMSRYDGAITNYLTGGKDNLFPEAFNYHVRKVQDLRYGENPHQKGAFYRDQNPVPSVATAKQLHGKELSFNNILDLDAALGMVREFQEPAVAVIKHNNPCGVAVGGEGELKEIFVRARDCDPLSAFGGVIGINRVVDKPLAQEIAKDFYEAVITPGFEPEALEILKRKKNIRLLEENGDRGGFFNGLDFKKVVGGLLVQESDLSQEDIRKAKVVTRRGPTEEEWQALSFAWKVVKHVKSNAIVFVEGKRLCTVGIGAGQMSRIDSTKIAIIKTKSSLKGTALASDAFFPFKDNVEEVAKVGVTAIIQPGGSIKDQESIEAADKAGIAMVFTGIRHFRH
- a CDS encoding threonylcarbamoyl-AMP synthase, yielding MSEVITVNLEDPEPDRVDRVVSALREGAIVAYPTETFYGLGVNIADEQAIKRLFDLKRRDYSNPIAVVVSDRNMLVRYVTDIPDKALLLMDNFWPGPLTILFKTTSAVSKSLTTNTGKIGIRISSHPVAQALVKRLGYPLTTTSANLSGLPPSFNVRHLKNYFGDKIGFIIDGGELAPSMGSTVVDVTEDKLTIIREGIIRGEVLFPFFEEANEEENAR